DNA from Halobaculum sp. XH14:
GCGCGTCCATCGACACGTCCGCGCCGCCGTCCGTGAGCGCCTCGATCCCGACGACCGGGTCGTTCTCCATCCCGTCGACGACCGCGTCCGCCCCGGCCTCGCGTGCGCGATCGAGTTTGTCGTCGGCCACGTCGACCGCGACGACCCGCGCGCCGAGCGCGTCGGCGACGTGGACTGCCGAGAGGCCGACGCCGCCACAGCCGTGGACGGCGACCCACTCGCCGGCCTCGAGGTCCGCGCGGTGGGCGAGCGCGTGGAACGCCGTCATGAACCGACAGCCGAGCGCCGCGACGTCGCGCGGGGCGACGCCCTCGGGCAGCGGCATGGCGTTGTAGTCGGCGTGGGGGACGTGCACCCGTTCGGCGAACGCGCCTGGCGCAGCGCGCTCGAACCCCAGCGCGCGGCCGTCGAGACAGGTGTTGCCGTGGCCGTTCAGACACTCGCCACAGGCGCCACAGCCGAGGTTGAACGGGACGGCGACGCGGTCCCCCTCGGCCACCGATTCGACGCGCTCGCCCACGGCGACGACCGCGCCCGCCGGCTCGTGACCGAGCACGAAGTCGGTCGGCACCTGATCGTCGGCCCACTCGCCGTGGCCCTGCCAGGCGTGCCAGTCGGACCGGCAGATGCCGCAGGCCTCGACGGCGACGACGACGCCGTGGGGTTCGAGTTCCGGCTCCGGCACGTCGGTCACGTCGAGCGGCTCCCCGTACTCGCGGAGGACGGCTGCGTCCATGGCTCCCGCTTGGGCCGAGTCCTAAAAAGCGTCCGTCTCCCCCACTGGGTGATCGAGCCGCTAGACGAAATCCGAGAGCCCGGACTGGTCGTCGTCCTCCTCCGGGTCGTCCTCGGCGGGCTCGTCACCGGATTCCGGCGACCCGGCGGCCTCGTTCGAGGAACTGCCGCCCAGCGTCGTCTGTCCGTCGCCGTCGTCGGAGTTCCCGGCCGCCCCGGACGCGTCAGGCGAATCGGCCGCTTCCTCGTCGCCGTCCCGTCCGTCCTCCCCGCCGTGGTTCGCGCTCGGCGTGCCGGCGAACGCGCCGCCCGAGTGGTCCTCCATCAGTTCCGCCCGCAGCTCCTCGGCGTCCTCGACGATCGACTGCACCTTGTTCGTCGTCTCACCGGAGCCGGTGACGAACGAGACGTGAGCCGCCTCGAAGTCGTACGCCGCGGCCATGCGGACCGTGAGGTCCCGGGGCTTGCAGTGGTGGGTCATCGCTGCCAGGAACGGCAACACGTCGCGGCGGACCGTGTTCATCGAGAAGCCGCCGTCGGTGGCGATCCGGCGAATCACGTGCTCGGCCGTGTCCGAGGACGACCGGTAGAACTGCGGTCGCCCCCAGCGCGTCCAGCCGCCCTTGGTTCCCTCGCGGGCCGCCGCGACGCCGGCCGAGAGGTTGTCGCCCGCGTAGCGCCAGTAGGAGTAGTTCTGGCTCGCGCGGACGCGACCGAGCCACACGTCGGCGTCCGCGAGGTGGTCGTACGCCCGGACCGCCTCGTCCGGGTCATACACCTTCAGCATGTTGTCCTCGATCCACCGCGTCAGGTCGTCCGGCGTCTCGTCGACGTCGTACGAGGAGCCGAGCGCCTCCCGCGCGGACTCGCCCTCCTTCAACACGAGATCGAGGAACGGGAAGATGCCCATCGAGCTGTCGCGGTCGCCGGTCACCACGTCCTCGACGGTGAGGTGTTCCTTTCCGTCCGCGACCGCCTGGAGGTCGTTGACCGCGCCGCGCAGGTCCCCGGAGTTCCGCTCGGCGATGCGTTCGAGCGCGTCCGAGTCGAACTCGATCCCCTCCTTCCGACAGATGTCGCGCAGGACGGGGACGATCGAGCGCTTCGAGACGTCGCGGAACTCGATCTCGCGGGTGGCGTTCCGGAGCCCCCGCGACATGTCGTAGTAGTCGTTGGCGATGAGGACGATGGGCTGGCCGGCGGACTTCACGAGCTTCGTGATCGCGCCGGCGCCGCCGCGGTCGTAGTTGCCGTGGACGTTGTCCGCCTCGTCGAGGATCACGAGCTGTCGGCCCCCGGTGTCGTCGGCGCCGCTGGCGCCCGCGAGGGTCGCGTTGTTCGCCGCGCGTCCGGCGTAGCGCTCGATGACGTCGGCCGTCCGCTTGTCCGAGGCGTTGAGTTCGACCGTCTCCCACCCCATGTCCGACGCGAGCGCGTGGGCGGCCGAGGTCTTCCCGATGCCGGGCGAGCCGTGGAGGACCACCGCCTCCCCGTGGTCGTCCCACGACGTCGCCCACTCGCGGAACGCGTCGACCGCCTTGTCGTTGCCCCGGAGCTCCGAGAGCGAGCGCGGGCGGTACGTCTCCGTCCAGTCGACCATTCTCGGTCGAACCTCGGGGAGGTTCGCGCTTAGTGGTTGCGACTGGTCGCTCGAGGACTCGACCGAGCCGTCCGCTCGCGTTCGGCCGCAGCTCCGGTCCGCACGCGAGCCCGCACAGTCTTCCCCGCACCGTTATCACCGCGCCGGCCCTGCTGCCGACAACGGATGAGCGAGGACCTCGGCACCCCGGTACTGGACGATCACATGCACCTCGACCCCGACCACGGGCGCGGGCTCGACGCGGTCCGCGACTTCGCCCGGCTCGGCGGCACCCACCTGATCGTGGTGAACAAGCCGTCCTGGCACCTCGGCGTCGAGGCCGACGCACCCCAGGAGTTCCGCCCGGTGTTCGAGCGGACCGTCGAGATCGTGCGGGAGGCGAGTGAACTGCTCGAGGGCCGCGCCTGGGCAGTCCTCGGCGTCCACCCGGGGCTCGTCTCGCGGCTCGTCGACGAGCGCGGGTTCGACGCCGACGGGGCGCGCGAACTGATGCGGGGCGGGCTCGACGTCGCCGCCGAGTTCGTCGACGACGGGCACGCGCTCGGACTCAAGTCCGGGCGTCCACACTACGAGGTCACCGACGCTGTGTGGGACGCCTCGAACGCGGTGATGCGCCACGCGTTCGCGCTCGGTGCCGACCACGACTGTCCCGTCCAGTTACACACCGAGGCCTCGGAGGACCTGACCGAAACCGCGGAGTGGGCCGAGGAAGCCGGAATGGCCCGCGAGCGAGTCGTCAAACACTACGCCGGCGGCCGCCTCGCCGGGCCGACGCCGAGCGTGATGAGCGAGCGGGACCGGCTCCGCGTCGCCGCCGAGGCGGGCGAGCCGTTCCTGATGGAGACCGACTTCGTGGACGACCCCGACAGGCCGGGCGCGGTGATGGGCCCGAAGACGGTCCCCCGGCGGGTTCGATGGATGCTGGAGGAAGGGTACGAGGACGCGGTTCGAACCGCACACGTCGGGACGCCGAGGCGGGTGTACGACGTCGACACCCTAGCGGACGTCGAGTGAACGGCGAACCGGGTCCCGGTGCCGAGCCGGTCTCGACGTCGAGCCAGTCTCTCGAGCCGAGTCGGCCTCGATGCCAGGACGGCTGCGACGTCCGGGCCGTCCTCCTCGCGGGCGCTTGCAAACGCAGGGCCGAACGGGTCGCGTGACGCGTCACCACCAGTAAAGAAAGGCATATCAACGCGGACCCGGACCGTGTGAGTATGAGCGAACCCGAGGAGACGTTCTACACCGAGGAGCGGTGGCAGAACTGGCTCGACCGCGTCGAGGAGGAGAGCCTCGACCCGGAGGACGAAGACTCCGCTCGACTACTGTTGAACCTGCAGGACGACGCCGCCATCGCGGTGGCCAAGATCGTCGCCGCCTACGACGACGACGACCTCACCCGGGAGGAGGCCGGCGAGGAGATCGCCGGCATCCGCGAGGTCGTGCTCGCTGAGGTCGACTTCGAGAGCGAGGAGAAGGCGATGTTGATCGACGGCGTCCAGACGAGCCTCGTCTGCGTGTTCTACGCCGCCGAGGAGTACGTCGTCGGCGGCGCGGCCGAGGAGGGCTCGGTCGGCGAGTACGTCGAGGCCGCGGTCGACGCCGAGGCGAACGACGACGTCGACGCCGCGCTCGGCTACCTCGTGCAGGCCGGGACGCGCATCATCGACGGCGACGAACTCCCGATGGACGTCGTCGAGGACCTGGAGTACGGGCTCGTCTCCGAGTGGGTCAACGGGCTGGACTCGCTCCAGTCGGCGATGTCAGACCCCGAAGTGGTCGAGGAAGAGGACTGACGGCGAACGAACCGCGAGAACGGTCTCCGGCGGGGTCCGTCGGAACTGCCGGAACGCGTCCGACGGTGCGGCACGCTTTTAGGACGGGACTCGGTTGAGGGGATATGCGACTCGGGGGGGATCGCCGCGCACAGTCCGTGCAGATCGGCGCGATCATCCTGTTCGGCTTTCTCGTCGTCGCGCTGTCGACCTACCAGGCGGCGGTCGTCCCCCAGGAGAACGCGGCCGTCGAGTTCCGACACAGCCAGGCGGCCCAGGACGACCTCGTCGGCCTCGGGAACAGCATCGATTCGACCGGCAGAACCGGCGAGGCCGCGCCGGCCGCGGTGAAGCTCGGGACGCGCTACCCGACGCGTGTGTTCGCCGTGAACCCGCCGCCGGCCGCCGGCTCGCTCCGGACGGCCCCCGGCGACAACGTCACCGTCAGCGGGGTGGAGGTCGTCTCCACGTCCGGCGGGGAGGCGAACGACTACTGGTCGACCGAGCGGAACTTCTCGACGAACGCCCTCGTCTACCGGCCGGGCTATCACGAGTACGACGAGTCGCCGGTGACCCGCTACGAGGCGACCGGCCTCGTCAACGAGTTCGACGGCGGGACGCTGCTCGTGGACGAGCCGACCGTCGTCCGGGGGAACCGGATCACGCTCGTCACCCTCCGGGGGACGCTCTCGGAGGAGGGGGTGGGGCTCGTCTCGGTCGATCCGTCCGCGGTGAGCGCCATCGACCGACGGGAGACGGTCACGGGCGACGTCGCGCTCACCGTGCCCAGCACGCTCGGGGCTGACGCGTGGCGAACCGAGGTACTCGCCGACGAGCTCGCGGCCGGCTGGGTGAACGAGACGACCCAGGCCGGCCCGAACCGGATCCGGATCGAGCTCAACGCGAGCCGGACCTACTCGCTTGGCCTGGCGGCGGTCGGCGTCGGGACCGACGCGTCGGCCACGTCGGAACCGGCGTACATCGACGTGGAGCGAGCGCCCGGAGCCGCGAGCACCGGCTCGGTGCGGGAGGTCGTCGTCGAGGTCCGCGACGAGTACGGCAACCCCGTCGGGAACCAGCAGGTTTCGGGTGCCACGACGGGCGGGTCCGGGTCGCTGGTCGACACGACGGTCACGACGGACGACGCCGGACGAGCCGTCTTCGAGTACCGGGCGACCGGAACCGGCACGGCGACGCTCCGAGCGAGCTACGACGGGCTCTCCGGATTCGACGCGGACGCCCCCGCAGACGCGACGACGTCGTTCCCGGTGAGCGGCGGCGGAACCGGAGTCGGAAACGGCACCTACGACCTCGTCTGGGACGTCGACCGCATCGACGACGCGACCGGGGTGGAGTACGTCGCCTCGAACGACACCGTCGTGATCGACGCCACGGTCGCCAGTTCGCCGGTTGACGTGACGGTTCGCGCATCGAACCGGGCGGGCGAGCCGATCGAGGGCGCGACGGTCGATTACGCCACGTCGAACGCGACGGTCGCACGCTTCCCCGCGGGCAGTTCGACCGGGGAGACCGGATCGGACGGCCGCGCAACCGTTCAGCTGTCGATCGGCGACGGCGACGGGGAGGTGTACGCCTCGGTCGGCGGGACGAGCGACTCCCTCGGCGTCCGCGTCGTCGGCGGGGCGGGCGGCGATCCGCTCCCGAGTGGCGCGGTGGCCTACGACGACGCGAACGGGAACGGCGCGTACGACGAGGGGGAGTTGGCGTACACGGCGTCACAGCTCCGGAGCTTCCAGCAGCCGTCGGTCGACCTCGTCGTCGAACGGGACGCGGAGGCGAACGGGTTCGACGTGACCGCCGGGTCGATCACGGTCGAACCGGGCGCGACGATGACCGTGGAGAGCTTCGGTTCGACGACGTTGCGGGCCGAGAACGGGGACGTCAGGCTCGCCGGCACGGTGGACGGCCGGAACGCCGGGGGCTCGGAGGTCAGGCTGATCGGCGACGGCGTGGACGCGAGCGGCGGCACCATCCTCGCTGCGGGGTCGGTCACGGTTACCGGCCAGACTGGTGCCGTCGCGCTCGATGCGGCGAGCATCGATACGAGCGGGGGCAACGGCCGGAGCGTCACCGTCACTGCGGACACGGACGTCTCCGCCCGGAACGCCGCGATCGTCTCGACCGAACAGTTACGAATCGAGGCGGACGGCGGGCCCCTCGACGCGAACGGTGCGAGCCTGGACACCTCCCCGGGGAATCAGGCCGGCGTGACCCTGGGGTCCAACGGCGACATGACGCTCACCGACGCGGAACTCGTCGGGGACGAGTTCAGCACGTTCACGGCGGATCTCACGGTCGCCTCGGCGACCCTCTTCGTCGACGGCTCGGAGATCAAACGCGGAAACGGCGACGGAAAGGAGCTGACCTACGACCCCGACGGAGCCACGGTGGGTGGGTCACCGGCGGTCGGGACGGTGTCGGCGGACTGACCCGACGTTCGACAGTCGACGTAATCCCCATCGACAGACCAATATGCCAGTTTCCCGAATCGGGGGACACATGACTGCCGTCGGCATCGACGCCATCGAGATCTGGACGGGGAAGCTTCAGCTTGACCTGCCGAACACCTTCGCGCCCGCCAAGAACGAGGACCCGGGCAAGTACACGAAGGGGCTCGGCCTGGAGACGTCGTCGTTCCCGGACACGTACGAGGACATCGTGACGATGGGCGCGAACGCCGCCAAGCGCCTGATGGACCGCAAGGACCTCGACCCCGCGGACATCGGCCGCATCGACGTCGCCACCGAGTCGGCGTTCGACAACTCCAAGCCCATCTCGACGTACATCGCGGGCTGTCTCGAACAGGTGTACGACGGCGACTTCCACCACGCGAACAAGGGCGAGCGCAAGTTCGCCTGCGTCTCGGGCACCCAGTCCATCGACGACGCCTACAACTGGATCCGCGCGGGCCGCAACCGCGGGCGCTCGGCGCTCGTCGTCGCCACCGACACGGCGCTGTACGCCCGCGGCGACCCCGGCGAGGCGACCCAGGGCGCCGGCGCGGTGGCGATGCTCATCTCCGAGGACCCGAGCGTCCTCGCGCTCTCGGACGAGCAGGGCTACGGCTCCGCGGACGAGACTGACTTTCTCAAGCCGAACCAGCAGTTCCCGAGCGTCGACGGCAAGCGCTCGATGCAGGTGTATCTCGCCCGCATGCGCGAGGCCGTGGAGGACTTCGAGTCGGTGGCGTGGGACATGCACCCCGAGGACTTCGCGTACATCCCGTTCCACACGCCGTTCCCGGGGATGGTCCGCAAGGCCGGCCTACTCGGCTACCGGCACACCATCCGCGACACGGAGATCGAGGACGAACTGGCCGGCGAGATCGGTCGCCAGCCCCGCGAGTCGGAGTACGACGACTGGGACGACTACGAGGAGGCGATCCGCGGCTACATGGACCGGCTGAAGGACACCGACGCGTACCGCGACTGGTACGGCCGCGTCATCGAGCCGGCGCTCAACATCTCACGGCGCGTCGGCAACTGGTACACCGGCTCGGTCCACGTCGCCCGCGCCTCGGCGCTCAAACACGCCGCCGAGACCGGCCGCGACCTGGAGGGCGAGAAGCTGCTCATCGGCTCGTACGGCTCGGGCGCACAGGCCGAAATCCACGCCGAGACCGTCCGGGAGGGCTGGCTGGAGGAGATCGAGGCGCTCTCGATCGACGAACAGCTCGAGAGCCGCTACGACATCTCCTACGACGAGTACGAGACGGTCCACGACGCGCACAACCACGACAAGGAGGCCGAGGTCGAGGAGTTCACCACGCCGGAGGGCGAGTTCGTCCACGTCGGCTGGGGTCGGATGAACGAGCGCAAGTACGAGTACGTGGAGTAGTAGCCCGGTCGAACGTTTTCGGTCTCCGGAGTTGGTTTTCCTGATTTCGTTGACGAGGTTACGTGAGTGACTACCTCGAAAGCCCCCGCGGCGCTCGGCTTGCACATCGATCCGTTCGACGGATCGACTGCCTCGAAAGCCCCCGGCTGGCTCCGCTCCCGCGGCACGCTCTGTGCTCCTCGGCTCGCTCCGCTCGCCTGCGGTGCTTGAGGCGCCGGGGTTCGCGGAGCCAGCCGACCCCTTTCAATCCCACCCGACCGCGACCGCACGGCACGGCCACACGCCTCCCTTACCTCGGAGCACGCTCCTCGGAACTCACCCTCGCTTCGCTCGCGTGAACAGCCGATTCGCTCGGCTCGCTCCCTGCGGTCGCTCCCCTCACTCATCCCTCGCGCGATTCGGCCGCCCACGAGGGGCGGCCGCCGCGCGCCGACGGCATCAGCCCGGTCCAAAGCAACTGAAAAGCTACAACCCCCGCAGTTCCTCCAGCGACTCCTCCAGGGGTGCGGTCGAGACGGCCAGCGAGAAGCCGTCCACGGCGGCGAGGTCGGCCGCGTGGTCCCACAGCGCCTCCTCGTCGAGGCCGTGGAGCACCACCGCGTTCGGCGTCGGGGTGACGACCCGGAGCGCCACGAGCGGCGACTCGCCGCGCGTGACGCCGGTGAACACGAGCGCGCGGTCGGTCGACTGGCCGTACAGCCGGTAGAACTCCTCGCTGGAGAGCGACGTGATCGCCTGGATGCTGTTGATGACCGTGTGGCCGTTGACGGTGTCGCGCTCGCCGGCGACGATCTCGGTCGCGTCGAGCGCGTCGTACACCCGCCCCGTCGGGAGCGCGGTCGGGTACTCCCGGATGTCGCGCACGATGTCGGACTCGAAGCCGGCAGAGACCACCCGGGCGTACTGGCGGATGCGGCTCCCGCCGCGGCCCTCGTCGATGTCCAGCAGCGCGTTGACGACCCGGGAGACGAGGCCGATGCCGGGCGATTCCCGGCGGCCGCTCTCGTAGTCCGAGACGACCGACGAGGAGACGTCCATCGCGTCCGCGAGCGCCGTCTGTGAGACGTCGAAGTCGGTCCGCCACTTGCGAAGCGTCGCGCCCGGATCCGACGAGAGCGCGATCTCGCCGGCGATGCGGCGGGCGAGTTCGGCCCGCGGGCCGTCGCCATCGCCGGCTCCCGGATTCATGCTCCCCCGTCCGGTCACCTGCCCGATAAGCGTGTCGGAGGCGGGGAAAACGCCTTGCCCGACGGGAACCAAGATGGGGTGTGCCGTCCACGCTCGTCCACGTCGCGCTCGCCGGCCTCCTCGCCGCGGCGCTGCTGCCAGACCGGTACGCGACGCGCGGCGCGATGCTCGCCGTCCTGCTCGCCGCCGCGCTGCCGGACCTCGACTCGCTCGTCTCGCCGGTGCTCGCGGGCGCACACCGATCGCTCGGGCACAACGTCCTCCTGCCGGCCCTCGTCACCGTCGCGCTCGGATACGACCTCCGCGTCCGGGACTCCTCGCGGCTCCGCGACCGGTTCGGGACCGCCGCGAGTCCCGTCGCCTGGACCTGCCTCGCCGCGTTCCTGCTCGCGGGCGTCGGCCTCGATTACGTGAGTAACGGCGTGAACCTGTTCTGGCCGGTCCACGATCGGTTCTACTCGCTGAACGGCGACCTGCTCCTGTCCAGTCGGCGCGGCGTCGTCCAGAGCTTCGTGGACCTCTCGCCCCCGACCGAGTCCGAACCGGTACGGACGACCGAGAACCTCCACTACAGCACGGGCGTCGACCCGTCCCCGGGGGTCGAATCCGGCACCGTCGACCGCGTGTTTCCGGTCGTGAGCGCCGGCTGGCAGCTCCTGCTGGTCGCGGTCGGAGCCCTCGCCGTCGCGCTCAAACTCCGACGGGGGCCCACGGTTCGTGACTGACCGACGGCTCCGTCGCTCCCGACGGTCGCGGCCCGCCGACACCGGCGGATTGAACCCGGGCCACCTCGACCGTCCCGCATGGACGTGCGACCGTTCGAGGACGGCGACGGCGACGCGCTCTGGGAACTGAAGCGCGGGTTCGAGACCGGCCTCGGCGAGGGCACCGGCGGCCCCGACAAGGCGGCGACATACGAGGAAAAGCTGACCGACGAGTACCGGGTTCGCTGGCTCTCGTGGGTGAAACGCTGCGTCGCCGAGGACGCCCGGACGGTGTCGGTGGCCGCGGCCGGGGACGGGGCGGAACTTGTCGGGTACGCGTTCCTGCTCCCGGAGTCGCTCGCGTTCGTCTGGGACGCCGCGGTGCTGAACGAGATCTACGTGCTCCCCGAACACCGCGGGACGGGCGTCGCGGACGACCTGATGGACGCAGCGCTCGACGCCGCGAGCGCCCAGGACCTGCCGCTCGACCGGCTAGTGCTCGACGTGGATCGGACGAACGAACGGGCGCGGGCGTTCTACGAGCGGTACGGCTTCACCCACTGGGGCGAGATAGTCGCCCGCGACCTCTGAACCGCGGCTACTCCAGCAACGAACCGATCGCCCCGCCGGCGGCCCCGAACACCGCGGGGTAGACGATCCCCGCGAGCAGGACCCCCGTAACGTAGTCGGGGTGGACGCTGCTTCCGTCGCCCGTCCCGTACGCGAAGAGGAACGTCCCGACGAGCGCGAGCAGCGCGTACGCCGGGACGACCGCGAGCCCGGCAACCGCGCCCCCGCCCGCGTCGCCCGCGTTCGCGTACGCCGAGGCCGCGAACCCCGCGAGCAGCAGTGCGAGCGGCGGCAGCACGTACAGCAGCGTGAGCGACCCGCCGTCGGCGCTGGCGATGAAGTTCTCCGCCCGCCGGCCGCCAAAGCCCGGGATCAACACGTCGACGAAGTGGGCGTTGTAGAAGTACCAGCCTACCCCGGTCCAGACCGGGATCGGATCGCCCCCGAACAGGTCCACCAGCGCGTTGATCCCGCTCAGTCGCTCCCTGACCGACCCGGACTGCCAGACGTACGTGACCAGGTAGCCGAGGACGTACGCCCCCAGGCCGGCCGCCGTGCCTATCGCAAACGGTACGCGATCGCTAATCCCCCCTGAACGTGCCATGCCACCTCCTGGTCGGCACCGGGACAAATTCTTTCTGGCAGCTGTCACTGAATGATAACGAGTCGCAACCGTCTTGGTGGCCACGCCCACAGCATCGGGTATGCTCCTCCGGGAACTCACGCTGGTCGACGGAGACGGCAGCAGACGGGGGGACCTCCGGGTCGCGGACGGCGAACTCGTCGCCGTCGGCGACCTCGAAGCGCGTGACGACGAGAGCGTCGTCGACCTTCCCGACGTCGTCGCCCTGCCGGGGCTCGTGGACGCACACGTCCACTTTTCCCTGTCGGGCGAACGGACCGTGGACGAGGTCGCGGCGATGGGCGACGCCGAACTCGCGCTGGTCGAGGCCCGAAACGCGCGGGCGACGCTCGAATCCGGCGTCACGGGCGTCCGAGCGATGGGCGCGCGGGACGTGGACGTCCGGGTGCGCGACCGCATCGACGACGGCGACGTGCCGGGCCCACGCACGGTCGCCAACTGCCGCTCGATCACCGCCACGGGCGGTCACGGCCACCACCTCGGGCGGGAGATCACCGGCCCGACCGACGCCCGCCGCGCGGTCCGCGAGCAGTCGAAGCTCGGCGCGGAGTTCATCAAGTTCATGGTCACCGGTGGGGTGACGACCCCCGGAACGGATCCGGACGCCGTCGCGCTCACCGACGCCGAACTCGACGCGCTCGTCGACGAGGCGAACCGGCACGGGATGCACACCGCGACCCACGCTCACGGCGCCGCCGGCGTGAAAGCCGCGGTGGGGGCGGGGGTCGACACGGTCGAACACGGGACGTTCCTCGACGGGGAGGCGATCGACCTCATGCTGGCCGGGGACGTGACGCTCGTCCCGACGCTTTCGGCACCGTATCACATCGTCCGGAACGTCGAGGCCGCGACCGAGGACGTCCGGCGAAAGACCGAGCACGTGTACGAGCGCCACATCGACTCGTTCCGCCGGGCCGTGGAGGCCGGCGTCCGAATCGCGGGCGGGACCGACGCGGGGACGCCGTTCAACATGCACGGCGGCAACGCGGCGGAGGTCGCGTTCATGAGCGAGTACGGAATGACGACGTCGGAGGCCATCGAGGCGATGACGGCCACGGCCGCCGACGTGATCGGTCTCGACGGACAGGGGACGCTCGAACCGGGAACGGACGCGGACCTCCTGCTCTGTTCGACCGATCCCGTCGAGGACCCGACGGCGCTCAACGACCCGAGCGTCGTCATACAGGGCGGGGAAGTCGTCGCCGGCGGCGACCCGGAACTGCGTCGCGCCGTCGCCGACGCAGTCCGGGGCGAGGCCGACTCGGACCGGGAGCCCGTGACGACGCGACCCTAGTCGGGCACGGCGGTCCCGCCGTCGGTGGCGTCGAGCCATTCGTCCCGCAAGGGGAGCATCCTTCCTCCTCCGAAACCGACCCGTCTTCCTCCGTGAGCCGGTTCCGGTAGCGGCTCTCGCGTACGCCGCCGAGTCGCTCGAGTAGTTCGTGATCGCCCGTTCGCTCCTTCCGTTCTCGGGGTCGTGGCCGACGGTGACGACGTCGGGGGCGAGCCGGTCGAACTCGCTGTTCGACCAGGGCGGTCGCACGTTCGCCGGGGGAGCCCCGGCTTCCGAACCGCTTCCTGAGCCAGCGGTCCAAACAGACACGGTACGGTGCGGCGAGGTCGACGGAGTCGGGCGACCGGTGCTCGGACCTGAGCCGCTCCGTCTCGATGGCCGCCGGGAACGGGCTACTCGTCGAGGTTCTCGACGAACCGCGCGACCGCCCCGTCGCCGACGGAATCGCGCCACTCTGCCTGCGACACCGAAAAGCGGAGGACGTCGCGAGGGTCCTCGCCGTCCGGGACGATCTCGTTCCGGAGGCGCCCCTCGCGGCGACCGCCCATCCGGTCGACGTACTTCTCGATGGCCCTCACCGACTGCTCGTTCTCCGGGAACACCGAGACGGCGAGCAGTTCGAGGTCGAGTCGGGCGAACGCGAGTTCGGCCAGCGCGAGCGCCCGTTCGCCCGAGTAGCCCCGACCCCAGAACGGCTTGCGGAGCCAGATGCCGAGCGTCCCGGTTCGTTTCTCCCAGTCGAGGTGGAGCCCGGTGTTGCCCGCGTACTCGCCCGCGCCGGC
Protein-coding regions in this window:
- a CDS encoding alcohol dehydrogenase catalytic domain-containing protein; its protein translation is MDAAVLREYGEPLDVTDVPEPELEPHGVVVAVEACGICRSDWHAWQGHGEWADDQVPTDFVLGHEPAGAVVAVGERVESVAEGDRVAVPFNLGCGACGECLNGHGNTCLDGRALGFERAAPGAFAERVHVPHADYNAMPLPEGVAPRDVAALGCRFMTAFHALAHRADLEAGEWVAVHGCGGVGLSAVHVADALGARVVAVDVADDKLDRAREAGADAVVDGMENDPVVGIEALTDGGADVSMDALGRAETCRNSVGCLRQRGRHVQVGLTTEAEKGEVSLPTDEMTRWEVDFHGSRGMPPTRYDELLGLLDAGDLDPGSLVGREVSLSEVPDRLAAMTEYETDGVEVLTF
- a CDS encoding replication factor C large subunit is translated as MVDWTETYRPRSLSELRGNDKAVDAFREWATSWDDHGEAVVLHGSPGIGKTSAAHALASDMGWETVELNASDKRTADVIERYAGRAANNATLAGASGADDTGGRQLVILDEADNVHGNYDRGGAGAITKLVKSAGQPIVLIANDYYDMSRGLRNATREIEFRDVSKRSIVPVLRDICRKEGIEFDSDALERIAERNSGDLRGAVNDLQAVADGKEHLTVEDVVTGDRDSSMGIFPFLDLVLKEGESAREALGSSYDVDETPDDLTRWIEDNMLKVYDPDEAVRAYDHLADADVWLGRVRASQNYSYWRYAGDNLSAGVAAAREGTKGGWTRWGRPQFYRSSSDTAEHVIRRIATDGGFSMNTVRRDVLPFLAAMTHHCKPRDLTVRMAAAYDFEAAHVSFVTGSGETTNKVQSIVEDAEELRAELMEDHSGGAFAGTPSANHGGEDGRDGDEEAADSPDASGAAGNSDDGDGQTTLGGSSSNEAAGSPESGDEPAEDDPEEDDDQSGLSDFV
- a CDS encoding TatD family hydrolase — encoded protein: MSEDLGTPVLDDHMHLDPDHGRGLDAVRDFARLGGTHLIVVNKPSWHLGVEADAPQEFRPVFERTVEIVREASELLEGRAWAVLGVHPGLVSRLVDERGFDADGARELMRGGLDVAAEFVDDGHALGLKSGRPHYEVTDAVWDASNAVMRHAFALGADHDCPVQLHTEASEDLTETAEWAEEAGMARERVVKHYAGGRLAGPTPSVMSERDRLRVAAEAGEPFLMETDFVDDPDRPGAVMGPKTVPRRVRWMLEEGYEDAVRTAHVGTPRRVYDVDTLADVE
- a CDS encoding DUF2150 family protein, whose protein sequence is MSEPEETFYTEERWQNWLDRVEEESLDPEDEDSARLLLNLQDDAAIAVAKIVAAYDDDDLTREEAGEEIAGIREVVLAEVDFESEEKAMLIDGVQTSLVCVFYAAEEYVVGGAAEEGSVGEYVEAAVDAEANDDVDAALGYLVQAGTRIIDGDELPMDVVEDLEYGLVSEWVNGLDSLQSAMSDPEVVEEED
- a CDS encoding Ig-like domain-containing protein, with product MRLGGDRRAQSVQIGAIILFGFLVVALSTYQAAVVPQENAAVEFRHSQAAQDDLVGLGNSIDSTGRTGEAAPAAVKLGTRYPTRVFAVNPPPAAGSLRTAPGDNVTVSGVEVVSTSGGEANDYWSTERNFSTNALVYRPGYHEYDESPVTRYEATGLVNEFDGGTLLVDEPTVVRGNRITLVTLRGTLSEEGVGLVSVDPSAVSAIDRRETVTGDVALTVPSTLGADAWRTEVLADELAAGWVNETTQAGPNRIRIELNASRTYSLGLAAVGVGTDASATSEPAYIDVERAPGAASTGSVREVVVEVRDEYGNPVGNQQVSGATTGGSGSLVDTTVTTDDAGRAVFEYRATGTGTATLRASYDGLSGFDADAPADATTSFPVSGGGTGVGNGTYDLVWDVDRIDDATGVEYVASNDTVVIDATVASSPVDVTVRASNRAGEPIEGATVDYATSNATVARFPAGSSTGETGSDGRATVQLSIGDGDGEVYASVGGTSDSLGVRVVGGAGGDPLPSGAVAYDDANGNGAYDEGELAYTASQLRSFQQPSVDLVVERDAEANGFDVTAGSITVEPGATMTVESFGSTTLRAENGDVRLAGTVDGRNAGGSEVRLIGDGVDASGGTILAAGSVTVTGQTGAVALDAASIDTSGGNGRSVTVTADTDVSARNAAIVSTEQLRIEADGGPLDANGASLDTSPGNQAGVTLGSNGDMTLTDAELVGDEFSTFTADLTVASATLFVDGSEIKRGNGDGKELTYDPDGATVGGSPAVGTVSAD
- the hmgB gene encoding hydroxymethylglutaryl-CoA synthase is translated as MTAVGIDAIEIWTGKLQLDLPNTFAPAKNEDPGKYTKGLGLETSSFPDTYEDIVTMGANAAKRLMDRKDLDPADIGRIDVATESAFDNSKPISTYIAGCLEQVYDGDFHHANKGERKFACVSGTQSIDDAYNWIRAGRNRGRSALVVATDTALYARGDPGEATQGAGAVAMLISEDPSVLALSDEQGYGSADETDFLKPNQQFPSVDGKRSMQVYLARMREAVEDFESVAWDMHPEDFAYIPFHTPFPGMVRKAGLLGYRHTIRDTEIEDELAGEIGRQPRESEYDDWDDYEEAIRGYMDRLKDTDAYRDWYGRVIEPALNISRRVGNWYTGSVHVARASALKHAAETGRDLEGEKLLIGSYGSGAQAEIHAETVREGWLEEIEALSIDEQLESRYDISYDEYETVHDAHNHDKEAEVEEFTTPEGEFVHVGWGRMNERKYEYVE